The following proteins come from a genomic window of Panulirus ornatus isolate Po-2019 chromosome 21, ASM3632096v1, whole genome shotgun sequence:
- the wbl gene encoding endoplasmic reticulum resident protein 29 — protein MAFSIYGSVFTAVTLAVLVQLSSAINAKGCTPLDSWTFDKIIPKFKAAVVKFDIAYPYGKKHEEYTKLSAAGRGSPELLVAEVGVKDYGDMENMDLAERFGVVKEDFPKVMLFVSGKDDHVVFEGEFNAEELKKFIRRHSEVYIGLEGCLEAFDRIVDRFMITENHSDRKALLRRAEDEWDKLKSPSDQQIAETYVKIMRKVIEKGTEFVTLEKARVEGLMNERITKEKKEEMQGRLNVLKSFIRDEL, from the exons ATGGCTTTCAGTATATATGGCAGTGTGTTTACAGCTGTGACCCTTGCTGTCCTTGTACAGTTGTCGAGTGCCATAAACGCCAAAGGTTGTACACCCTTAGATTCCTGGACTTTTGACAAG ATCATTCCCAAGTTCAAAGCTGCAGTAGTTAAGTTTGATATAGCTTACCCTTATGGCAAGAAGCATGAGGAATATACCAAGTTGTCAGCAGCAGGAAGAGGCTCACCAGAGCTCCTTGTTGCAGAAGTTGGGGTGAAGGATTATGGTGATATGGAGAATATGGATCTTGCTGAAAGGTTTGGAGTAGTAAAAGAAGATTTTCCTAAAGTCATGTTATTTGTTAGTGGTAAAGATGATCATGTAGTGTTTGAAGGTGAGTTTAATGCTGAAGAGCTAAAGAAATTTATTCGTCGTCATTCAGAAGTGTACATAGGCTTGGAAGGTTGCCTTGAAGCCTTTGACCGTATTGTGGATCGATTCATGATTACTGAGAATCATAGTGATAGAAAGGCTCTTCTCAGAAGGGCAGAAGATGAGTGGGACAAATTAAAGAGCCCCTCAGATCAGCAGATTGCAGAAACCTATGTGAAGATAATGAGGAAAGTGATAGAGAAAGGTACTGAATTTGTTACTCTTGAAAAAGCCCGAGTGGAAGGCCTGATGAATGAACGAAtcacaaaagagaaaaaggaagaaatgcaAGGAAGACTAAATGTTCTCAAGTCTTTCATTCGGGATGAATTATGA